A part of Candida albicans SC5314 chromosome 2, complete sequence genomic DNA contains:
- a CDS encoding uncharacterized protein (Ortholog(s) have guanyl-nucleotide exchange factor activity, role in retrograde transport, endosome to Golgi and Golgi membrane, RIC1-RGP1 guanyl-nucleotide exchange factor complex localization): MSCVRYNKFLGVGKLMFSANYCDNTNTTCEYKLPKKKQNKSILKLDVIIETDWKGLANVKTVYRKTVVLLAEVEVSLQIEPFVVAVALLRVQSSFSARFIFIFYFLHFCTFNTTTPHTAITNTFMPGLVSSSLNSPYIKVLNEKLSISLQYLNSQESNQTCVLTFINTADKDVNINPTKQASSGSWLSGLFGLNPSLDEFLSKLNVDTDAPVDLFLGYIQLFGYVVLNYKFEIDTTSLEVNKNPQWWNNTEYLNQYLEINESKDDRIDEHLKLDTVPFIEKNCSEKLTIGGKLGGVQDLVVNNDKILIDNRYLLHDLIGNFNSNSLSKEVQLLPLHDLTEAIVPFYTTPQSLLFTDLSIPKNSSRSFCLKVPIKDDLPPSYNTCSTGSACDQGLISIRYSLIVSLIEEKFSNKTKSVYFPLKMNPKRYGGVHTYLQKRYFDSPIRLDKDWQVEIITDKQKTTHQEKDISEKGSFLQDISTLIDSDLYNMPKVSTMERRKSSVNGMSDEINSDGYISQLPDHLKTQFRLRVNNQELCTIGLSKAYYHPGEDLNYVININPNADNTTKVIGLTTYLEAHEVYRLLENGKKIHKYKVTGNVKLNTLAPSIINGQLLESSSCLLNNYLNIPKFVTPQFQSRSFLNLEYHLVFQFNLSEGDLHKQKANEENDMTPFAKCDIYKTETIASSYKFTIPVYILP, encoded by the coding sequence ATGTCGTGCGTCAGATACAAcaaatttcttggtgttggGAAATTGATGTTTAGTGCCAACTATTGTGATAACACCAACACTACCTGTGAATATAAACTtccgaaaaaaaaacaaaacaagtCAATACTTAAACTTGATGTCATTATCGAAACTGATTGGAAAGGTTTAGCAAATGTGAAAACAGTTTATAGAAAAACAGTAGTGTTACTAGCTGAGGTGGAAGTTTCTCTCCAGATTGAACCATTTGTAGTCGCGGTAGCATTGTTGCGTGTTCAAAGTCTGTTCTCGGCTCGttttattttcatattttattttcttcatttttgtACTTTCAATACAACGACACCACACACAGCCATTACCAACACTTTTATGCCAGGATTagtatcatcatcattaaataGCCCATATATCAAAGTTCTCAATGAGAAACTCTCCATATCGTTGCAATATTTAAATAGTCAAGAATCGAATCAAACATGTGTGTTGACTTTTATCAACACTGCAGACAAAGATGTCAATATCAATCCCACAAAACAAGCAAGTAGTGGCAGTTGGTTGAGTGGCTTGTTTGGGTTGAATCCATCATTGGATGAATTTTTAAGCAAGTTGAATGTTGACACAGATGCCCCGGTCGATTTATTCCTTGGGTATATACAATTGTTTGGATATGTTGTCTTGAATtacaaatttgaaatagaCACAACATCTTTGGAGGTAAATAAGAACCCACAATGGTGGAATAACACAGAATATTTGAACCAATACTTAGAAATTAACGAGAGCAAGGATGATAGGATAGATGagcatttgaaattagatACAGTGCCATTTATAGAGAAGAATTGCTCTGAAAAGTTGACAATTGGAGGGAAACTAGGAGGGGTGCAAGATTTAGTGGTCAATAACGATAAAATTCTTATAGATAACAGATATCTATTGCatgatttaattggtaATTTTAACTCAAACTCGTTGTCAAAGGAAGTTCAATTGCTTCCGCTACATGATCTAACCGAAGCAATTGTGCCCTTCTATACCACTCCTCAATCATTGTTATTTACAGATTTATCCATCCCGAAGAATTCTTCTCGCAGCTTTTGCTTGAAGGTCCCGATTAAAGATGATTTGCCTCCTAGTTATAACACTTGTCTGACAGGTTCGGCATGCGATCAAGGATTAATAAGTATCCGGTACTCATTGATAGTAAGTctaattgaagaaaagttttccaataaaaccaaatcaGTATACTTTCCGTTGAAAATGAATCCAAAAAGGTATGGCGGAGTACATACGTATTTGCAAAAAAGGTATTTTGATAGCCCTATAAGGTTAGATAAGGACTGGCAAGTGGAAATAATAACAGACAAGCAAAAAACAACACATCAAGAAAAGGACATATCTGAAAAGGGGTCTTTTTTGCAAGATATTTCAACATTAATCGATTCAGATTTGTACAACATGCCTAAGGTGTCAACCAtggaaagaagaaagagcAGTGTAAACGGCATGTCtgatgaaatcaattctgACGGCTACATTTCGCAGCTACCTGACCATTTGAAGACACAATTTCGTTTACGTGTGAACAATCAAGAACTATGCACTATTGGGTTATCGAAAGCTTATTATCATCCGGGTgaagatttgaattatGTTATTAACATAAATCCCAATGCAGACAACACAACAAAAGTAATCGGACTTACTACTTATTTAGAGGCACACGAAGTGTACCGTTTACTAGAAAATGGGAAAAAGATTCACAAATATAAGGTTACAGGTAATGTCAAACTAAACACACTTGCTCCTTCGATTATCAATGGACAGCTTTTGGAATCCTCGTCGTGTTTGCTAAATAATTATCTCAACATTCCAAAGTTTGTTACACCACAATTTCAGAGTAGAAGTTTTCTTAATTTGGAGTATCATCttgttttccaatttaATTTGAGTGAAGGAGATTTACATAAACAAAAGGCAAACGAGGAAAATGATATGACGCCATTCGCTAAATGTGATATTTACAAGACTGAAACAATAGCTAGTTCGTACAAGTTCACGATCCCTGTATACATTTTACCATAA
- the PGA17 gene encoding Pga17p (Putative GPI-anchored protein; exogenously expressed protein substrate for Kex2 processing in vitro; repressed by alpha pheromone in SpiderM medium; macrophage-induced; induced in oralpharyngeal candidiasis; Spider biofilm induced), with amino-acid sequence MKFSTVFTAIFALGTAVSAQQVVTPASDPLALELSQRNLDKLYELQERDLFSIVEGLFSSINYTSILDSIDYESIAGWTNNLLVENNNIEYLDNILNFLGDTDLVPFAVSYLLSNNETRNIVGEVVIEALPLIKDIDPTPIFVALKNSGLAYVLVADLIKNPNTVPFVKQVVVDLLDEGSFGLGDLFGGSSEATTTAVAIDSLATINTNIDLTVAAAPTTKAQSIGSIDTASLAVLFSEARTANGNGATKVANTVAVTAQVTAQVTNVGTTAKATKAVATGEINYSGITGPAYESLPPTQFGSVPTSINYSALSQISGALRKREYNDAVEAALRDIQKREEGIDDVEIALRKMKRDNIEDLLTTIFASVARSNLLNTTIQYLVTDQRFESTVVELLQGVFENIGSTLTGILDTDWSALQPLVSSLLNSGLLTDFISRAFNDDELKAVLWNDITSIFKRDMAFRDEIVKRSNGTITSLPVSDFITGVATETSALDGADGTLSSLDVTAFINTVSHSFITSNASSSAVITIQSDNAGSSYGPGFYSTIFAVFGLFAMMI; translated from the coding sequence ATGAAGTTCTCAACTGTTTTCACAGCTATCTTTGCATTGGGCACTGCTGTGCTGGCACAGCAAGTTGTCACACCAGCATCTGATCCTTTAGCCTTGGAATTATCACAAAGAAATTTAGATAAACTTTACGAATTACAAGAAAGAGATTTGTTTTCTATTGTTGAAGGGTTATTCAGTAGTATCAATTACACGAGTATTTTGGACTCCATTGACTATGAATCAATTGCTGGATGGACAAACAATTTGTTagttgaaaataataatatagaATACTTGGATAACATCTTGAACTTTTTAGGTGACACTGATTTGGTCCCATTTGCTGTCAGTTATCTTTTGAGCAACAACgaaacaagaaatattgTTGGTGAAGTTGTAATCGAAGCTTTACCACTTATCAAAGATATCGATCCAACCCCAATTTTTGTTGCATTGAAGAATTCGGGATTGGCATATGTCTTGGTTGCTGACTTGATTAAGAATCCAAACACTGTTCCATTTGTTAAACAAGTTGTCGTTGATTTGTTGGATGAAGGTTCCTTTGGCTTGGGTGATTTGTTTGGCGGATCTTCTGAAGCTACAACTACTGCTGTTGCCATTGACTCATTAGCTACCATCAATACAAACATTGATTTAACTGTTGCTGCCGCACCAACAACCAAAGCTCAATCTATTGGAAGTATCGACACCGCTTCATTGGCTGTACTTTTCTCTGAAGCTAGAACTGCAAATGGAAATGGTGCCACAAAAGTTGCTAATACTGTTGCTGTTACTGCCCAAGTTACCGCCCAAGTAACCAATGTTGGTACTACTGCCAAAGCTACCAAGGCTGTTGCCACAGGTGAAATAAACTACAGTGGTATTACTGGTCCAGCCTACGAATCCTTGCCACCAACTCAATTCGGTTCTGTCCCTACTTCCATCAATTACTCTGCTTTGTCTCAAATCTCTGGTGCtttaagaaaaagagaatatAATGATGCTGTTGAAGCCGCTTTAAGAGATATacaaaaaagagaagaagGAATTGATGACGTGGAAATTGCCTTGAGAAAAATGAAGAGAGACAACATTGAAGATTTGTTAACCACCATTTTTGCATCTGTTGCTAGatccaatttattaaacacAACTATTCAATATTTGGTAACTGATCAACGTTTTGAAAGCACCGTTGTCGAACTTTTACAGGGTGTATTCGAAAATATCGGATCCACTTTAACTGGTATCTTGGACACTGATTGGTCTGCCTTACAACCTTTAGTTAGCTCATTGTTGAATTCTGGTTTATTGACTGACTTTATTAGCAGAGCTTTTAACgatgatgaattaaaagCTGTACTTTGGAATGACATTACCCTGATCTTTAAAAGAGACATGGCCTTCAGAGATGAAATTGTCAAACGTTCTAACGGTACCATTACATCCTTGCCAGTTTCAGATTTTATTACTGGTGTTGCAACTGAAACTTCGGCTTTAGATGGTGCTGATGGCACTCTTTCATCGTTAGACGTTACTGCATTCATCAACACTGTTTCACATTCCTTTATAACTTCCAATGCTTCCAGCAGTGCTGTCATTACTATTCAATCTGATAATGCCGGTTCCTCTTATGGTCCTGGTTTTTactcaacaatttttgCTGTTTTTGGCTTGTTTGCAATGATGATTTAA
- the THI20 gene encoding trifunctional hydroxymethylpyrimidine kinase/phosphomethylpyrimidine kinase/thiaminase (Putative trifunctional enzyme of thiamine biosynthesis, degradation and salvage; Spider biofilm induced) has protein sequence MTIAGSDSSGGAGIEADLKTFSAFGVYGLTCITALTAQNTTGVRRFDKTGQKLAKEILAANLEDMLYAYTPDTAPLKVIKTGMLTNEAIAELIDQMPKINEYKVKLIVDPVMISTSGSKLSDDNGMKLCVDKLMNQAFLVTPNFPEAMALYELTDGTERKITINSMNDFIEFVISLQKSLGCKNILVKGGHIPFTKNNKPVTNYNHSNAQIRDILYESESERVTVFQSAYIDSNDNHGSGCTLASAISANVAKGLSLEDSILISIDFIHRGMISSANKLGFGNSPLNHTVTPAHVASSVIKTSNSMPTTFLNQSGEFLDYLINHPDVNNNWKNYTEHKFVKDLAENNLPFNKFLYFLKQDYHYLVNYAQVHGLAASLAPTYQQTHAQATIIAEIVEEIERHKQKLATTYNIDYETDIDLDLELSPGPACMAYCNYLLEVGKREDFLGVKVALAPCLHGYAEAAVMGQKIRKRSQNDGVVDNEQAAVYQSWLDDYTSDWYTHAESEGRKALQSLVKSMPPNDKRIEELVRIFNRVTLLEIDFWDEVLNI, from the coding sequence ATGACAATTGCTGGTAGCGACTCTTCTGGAGGCGCTGGGATTGAAGctgatttgaaaacatttaGTGCGTTTGGTGTTTATGGATTGACATGTATAACAGCTTTGACTGCTCAGAATACAACAGGTGTTCGAAGATTTGATAAAACTGGACAGAAATTGGCAAAGGAAATCTTGGCTGCTAATTTAGAGGATATGTTGTATGCATATACACCAGATACTGCACCCTTGAAGGTAATCAAGACAGGAATGCTCACAAACGAAGCAATTGCCgaattaattgatcaaatgcCCAAAATAAACGAATATAAAGTGAAGTTGATTGTCGATCCTGTCATGATTAGCACTTCGGGGTCTAAACTATCAGACGATAATGGCATGAAATTATgtgttgataaattgatgaatcagGCGTTTTTGGTAACACCTAATTTTCCAGAAGCTATGGCATTGTATGAGTTGACTGATGGGactgaaagaaaaataaccataaattcaatgaatGACTTTATCGAGTTTGTAATATCACTACAAAAGTCTTTAGGATGCAAAAATATACTCGTTAAAGGTGGGCATATACCATTtactaaaaataataaacctGTAACAAATTATAACCACAGTAATGCCCAGATTAGAGACATATTATATGAAAGCGAGCTGGAGAGAGTTACGGTTTTTCAATCTGCGTATATTGATTCCAACGATAATCATGGTAGTGGGTGTACTTTAGCTTCGGCTATTTCTGCTAATGTTGCCAAGGGTTTGCTGTTGgaagattcaattttaatatcaATCGATTTCATCCATCGAGGAATGATCAGTCTGGCAAATAAGTTAGGATTCGGTAATAGCCCATTAAACCATACAGTGACTCCTGCCCATGTTGCTAGTTCTGTTATCAAAACATCCAACAGTATGCCGACAACATTTTTGAACCAGTCCGGTGAATTCTTGGATTATCTTATTAATCATCCAGATGTGAACAATAATTGGAAAAACTACACCGAACACAAATTTGTCAAAGATCTAGCTGAAAACAATCTTCCATTTAATAAgtttttgtattttcttAAGCAGGATTACCATTATCTTGTAAACTATGCTCAAGTACACGGTCTTGCTGCTTCATTGGCTCCAACATATCAACAAACACACGCACAAGCAACAATTATTGCGGAAATTGTGGAAGAAATAGAACGACATAAACAGAAACTTGCAACCACATACAATATCGACTATGAAACTGACATAGATTTGGACTTAGAATTATCACCTGGTCCAGCTTGTATGGCGTATTGCAATTACTTACTTGAAGTTGGTAAGAGAGAGGACTTTTTGGGTGTCAAAGTTGCTCTTGCTCCTTGTTTGCATGGGTATGCCGAAGCTGCTGTTATGGGTCAAAAAATACGTAAACGTCTGCAAAATGATGGAGTCGTCGACAATGAACAAGCTGCAGTGTATCAATCATGGTTAGACGATTACACGTCAGATTGGTATACTCATGCGGAATCAGAAGGAAG
- a CDS encoding AMP deaminase (Putative AMP deaminase; possibly an essential gene, disruptants not obtained by UAU1 method), with the protein MTGKKSTLSMSLENSQQLDDNENVLYSMSDEDEDYQHHFHQDSDEDELPKSFNSAHFSVSEDRFMKDHDLKVKAFEALHNSGSNNNNHNQVQTFSPVSPKLTSVKRRSSIIDMPQRLNNFNPAIPQNKFGQNFATDPNALPDEYPSDELIEFYQNVKKCLDFRQKYLDLSLQTPESLNPKNQPDWNIYPPPPKPTYKSKNRFNQLPRESDNDEEEEFDFSKCEIPHISDSPYYFALDDEDVYQVHDKKTDKKLVKIPNLHDYYSDLNTISKISSDGPSKSFAYKRLQYLEAKWNMYYLLNEFEETKQSKRNPHRDFYNVRKVDTHIHHSACMNQKHLLRFIKYKLKTEPDKQVIFRDGKILTLAEVFKSLNLTAYDLSIDTLDMHAHTDTFHRFDKFNLKYNPIGESRLREIFLKTDNFVDGKYLAEITQQVMEDLESSKYQMNELRISIYGRSIHEWDKLAAWVIDNKLFSHNVRWLIQVPRLYDIYKKNGNVRSFLDIMKNVFEPLFEVSLNPRSHPKLYVFLQRVVGFDSVDDESKSEKPIQSRKYPPASEWNSISNPPYSYYLYYLYANIASLNNLRLKNNMNTFVLRPHCGEAGDPEHLISAFLTSYGISHGILLRKVPFIQYLYYLDQIGLAMSPLSNNALFLTYDKNPFYNFFKKGLNVSLSTDDPLQFSYTKEPLIEEYSVAAQIYKLSGVDMCELARNSCLQSGWEANIKKHWLGKNYMKGGVEGNDIEKTNVPDIRVAFREDALQSEKNLVKYYNGLHRKSSDANSAT; encoded by the coding sequence ATGACGGGGAAGAAATCAACTTTAAGTATGCTGTTGGAAAACTCTCAACAATTGGATGACAATGAAAACGTGTTGTACTCTATGtcagatgaagatgaagattaTCAACACCATTTCCATCAAGACAGCGATGAGGACGAATTGCCAAAATCTTTCAACTCAGCACATTTTTCAGTTTCTGAAGACAGGTTTATGAAGGATCATGATTTGAAAGTGAAGGCTTTTGAAGCATTGCACAATAGTGGcagcaataacaacaatcatAATCAAGTCCAAACATTTTCACCTGTGTCACCTAAACTAACTTCAGTTAAACGTAGATCATCTATTATTGACATGCCACAAAGattaaacaatttcaatccAGCAATCCCCCAAAATAAGTTTGGTCAGAATTTTGCTACAGACCCCAATGCCTTGCCAGACGAATACCCTTCGGATGAGCTAATTGAATTCTACCAAAATGTGAAAAAATGTTTAGATTTTAGACAGAAATATCTAGATTTATCGTTACAAACACCAGAACTGCTTAATCCTAAAAACCAACCAGATTGGAATATCTATCCACCACCTCCAAAACCTACATATAAATCCAAGAATCGATTCAACCAATTACCTAGAGAATCCGacaatgatgaagaagaggaaTTTGACTTTAGCAAGTGTGAAATTCCACATATTAGCGATAGTCCTTATTATTTTGCCCTTGATGACGAAGATGTATACCAAGTGCATGACAAAAAGACAGATAAAAAATTGGTCAAGATTCCCAATTTACATGACTACTACTCGGACTTGAATACCATTTCGAAAATATCTTCTGATGGTCCTTCCAAATCTTTTGCATACAAGAGATTGCAATATTTGGAGGCCAAATGGAACATGTATTACTTGTTAAACGAGTTTGAAGAAACAAAGCAATCCAAACGTAACCCACACAGGGACTTTTACAATGTACGTAAGGTTGATACACATATCCATCACTCTGCTTGTATGAACCAGAAGCATTTGTTACGTTTCATTAAATACAAGTTGAAAACAGAACCAGATAAGCAAGTTATTTTCAGAGATGGGAAGATTTTGACATTGGCAGAAGTATTTAAATCGTTGAATTTAACAGCGTAcgatttatcaattgacaCCTTGGATATGCATGCCCACACCGATACCTTCCAtagatttgataaattcaatttaaagTATAACCCAATTGGTGAATCCAGATTGagagaaatatttttgaagacagacaattttgttgatgggAAATATTTGGCGGAAATAACCCAGCAGGTTATGGAAGATTTGGAAAGCTCTAAATACCAGATGAATGAGTTGAGAATTTCCATTTATGGTAGATCTATCCACGAGTGGGATAAATTAGCCGCTTGGGTGATTGATAACAAATTATTCAGTCATAATGTTAGATGGTTAATACAAGTGCCAAGATTGTATGACATTTATAAGAAGAATGGCAATGTTAGATCTTTTCTCGATATTATGAAAAATGTTTTCGAGCCATTGTTTGAGGTCTCACTCAATCCAAGATCACACCCAAAGCTATACGTCTTTTTGCAAAGAGTAGTTGGTTTTGACTCTGTTGATGACGAATCCAAATCTGAAAAGCCAATACAATCACGCAAGTACCCTCCAGCAAGTGAATGGAACTCGATTTCTAACCCGCCTTATTCCTATTATTTATACTATCTTTATGCAAATATTGCTAGCTTGAACAATTtgagattgaaaaataacatGAACACATTTGTGTTGAGACCACATTGTGGAGAAGCTGGTGATCCAGAACATTTAATCAGTGCATTTTTGACTTCATACGGTATTTCGCACGGTATTTTATTGAGAAAGGTGCCATTCATTCAATACTTGTATTACTTAGACCAAATTGGATTGGCCATGTCACCACTTTCTAACAATGCTTTATTTTTGACATATGATAAAAATCCTTTCTACAACTTCTTTAAAAAAGGTTTGAATGTATCTTTGTCGACAGATGACCCATTACAGTTTTCATACACAAAAGAACCATTGATAGAAGAGTATTCGGTTGCAGCACAAATTTACAAGTTATCTGGTGTCGACATGTGTGAATTAGCCAGAAACTCGTGTTTACAGAGTGGATGGGAGgcaaatattaaaaaacaTTGGTTAGGTAAAAACTATATGAAAGGTGGTGTCGAAGGAAATGATATTGAGAAGACTAATGTTCCTGATATTAGAGTAGCATTTAGAGAAGATGCCTTACAATCAGAGAAGAATTTGGTGAAATATTATAATGGGTTGCACAGAAAACTGCTGGATGCAAATTCTGCGACGTAA